One part of the Deltaproteobacteria bacterium genome encodes these proteins:
- a CDS encoding alpha-ketoacid dehydrogenase subunit beta, which produces MRQISYATAANEAMLEEMRRDPKTIYLATDAPGPLVKEFGTKRVLGTPITEATFTGMAIGAAGSGYRPIVNWSMVTFSFVAMDQIVNQASKIHYMFGGQAKFPIVFRASVGGGRQLAAQHSQSPYSMFMNLAGLKMILPSTPYDMKGLLKSAIRDDNPVISFESSRLMGLRGEIPDEEYIVPLGKADIKREGSDVTVVALAWMVHEALAAAETLQQEGLSIEVIDPRTLVPMDVETIRASVRKTGRLVVADEAGPTASAAAEICALVTEDPATFRALKAPVKRVCALQVPIPYSPQLESYVFPDREKIMAGVRAVLQ; this is translated from the coding sequence ATGCGCCAAATCTCGTACGCAACAGCAGCCAACGAGGCTATGCTCGAAGAAATGAGACGCGACCCAAAAACGATTTATCTTGCCACTGATGCGCCGGGGCCGCTGGTCAAAGAATTCGGCACGAAACGCGTGCTAGGAACTCCGATCACCGAGGCAACCTTCACCGGGATGGCCATAGGCGCGGCGGGCTCCGGGTACCGCCCCATCGTGAACTGGAGCATGGTGACGTTCTCGTTTGTCGCGATGGATCAGATCGTCAATCAGGCCTCGAAGATTCATTACATGTTTGGCGGTCAAGCGAAGTTTCCCATCGTCTTTCGCGCTTCGGTAGGCGGTGGCCGGCAACTCGCCGCGCAACATTCGCAGAGTCCTTACTCGATGTTTATGAACCTGGCGGGACTCAAAATGATCCTTCCCTCTACCCCGTACGACATGAAAGGGTTATTGAAATCGGCGATTCGCGACGACAACCCGGTCATCTCGTTCGAATCCAGTCGCCTGATGGGACTCCGAGGAGAAATTCCGGACGAGGAGTACATCGTGCCGCTGGGGAAAGCCGACATCAAACGCGAGGGCAGCGACGTTACCGTAGTAGCGCTGGCCTGGATGGTGCACGAAGCGCTGGCTGCGGCAGAGACATTACAGCAAGAAGGGCTCTCGATCGAAGTGATCGATCCGCGCACGCTTGTCCCCATGGACGTAGAGACCATTCGTGCCTCGGTGCGAAAGACCGGCAGGCTAGTAGTCGCGGACGAAGCAGGGCCTACGGCAAGCGCCGCCGCCGAGATCTGTGCATTAGTAACGGAAGACCCGGCGACGTTCCGCGCGCTCAAGGCACCGGTCAAACGGGTATGCGCCCTTCAAGTCCCGATACCCTATAGTCCGCAGTTGGAGAGTTATGTGTTTCCTGACCGCGAGAAGATCATGGCGGGAGTACGAGCGGTGTTGCAGTAG
- a CDS encoding thiamine pyrophosphate-dependent dehydrogenase E1 component subunit alpha encodes MSLTAQQQLAMLRTRQTIRRFEERASDEFQAGHIYGVVHCYIGQEAVAVGICSALRREDQIISTHRGHGHCIAKGADLKRMMAELYGRATGYCKGKGGSMHIADFGIGMLGANGIVAGGIPIITGAGLAAQLDGKGRVAVSFFGDGASSAGSFHESLNIAALWKLPVIYVCENNSYGVNMPASDAVSVKDVAERGTAYGMPGIVVDGNDVLAVYEAAEAAVRRARAGAGPTLLECKTYRWRNHTEIKGIPDSRPAEELAVWKEKDPIARLVTQLKTQRLLTDEDWTEMDAAILQEIEQSVAFARESPFPPLETALEDVFAN; translated from the coding sequence ATGAGCCTGACAGCACAGCAGCAACTCGCGATGCTCCGCACCAGGCAAACCATTCGCCGCTTCGAGGAACGGGCTTCCGACGAGTTCCAGGCGGGTCACATCTACGGGGTGGTGCACTGCTACATCGGGCAGGAAGCAGTAGCCGTAGGAATATGTTCGGCACTCCGCCGTGAGGACCAGATCATCAGCACTCACCGCGGTCATGGTCATTGCATCGCCAAAGGCGCAGACCTGAAGCGCATGATGGCGGAACTCTATGGCCGCGCCACCGGCTATTGCAAAGGGAAAGGCGGCTCGATGCACATTGCCGATTTCGGCATCGGCATGTTAGGGGCTAATGGGATCGTCGCTGGCGGCATTCCGATTATTACCGGCGCCGGGCTGGCTGCCCAACTGGACGGGAAAGGCCGTGTCGCGGTGTCGTTCTTCGGCGATGGGGCTTCTAGCGCTGGCTCCTTCCATGAGTCGCTCAACATTGCCGCCTTGTGGAAGCTGCCGGTCATCTATGTTTGCGAGAACAATTCCTATGGAGTAAATATGCCGGCTTCCGACGCTGTGTCGGTGAAAGATGTGGCCGAGCGCGGCACGGCCTATGGCATGCCTGGAATCGTTGTCGATGGAAACGATGTGCTCGCGGTGTACGAAGCTGCCGAAGCCGCTGTGCGCCGTGCCCGAGCGGGTGCAGGGCCAACCCTCCTGGAGTGTAAAACCTACCGTTGGCGGAATCATACCGAGATTAAAGGTATCCCCGACAGCCGCCCCGCAGAAGAACTCGCCGTCTGGAAAGAGAAAGATCCCATCGCGCGGCTCGTTACCCAACTCAAGACACAACGCCTGCTCACGGATGAGGACTGGACGGAGATGGACGCCGCCATCTTGCAAGAAATCGAGCAGTCCGTGGCGTTCGCGCGGGAAAGTCCTTTCCCGCCGCTAGAGACGGCCCTCGAGGATGTGTTTGCAAACTAA
- a CDS encoding DNA-binding protein produces MSQEKFARTFGFSKRTLQHWEQGLRVPTGPARAFLTMIAREPEAVQRALIE; encoded by the coding sequence ATGTCACAAGAGAAATTTGCTCGGACATTCGGTTTCAGCAAACGGACGTTGCAGCATTGGGAGCAAGGGTTGAGAGTCCCTACAGGTCCAGCCCGCGCTTTTTTGACGATGATAGCTCGTGAACCTGAAGCCGTGCAGCGGGCACTGATAGAGTAG
- a CDS encoding YceI family protein, which translates to MPVFFQRIVLLGLVGAVLCRPADAQEEYRIDPARSEFVVQLFKTGIGSALAHDHVVRATAYSGRIHSAVSEPSAVTITVEVQAASLQADEPDVRRKYGLTAVLSEQERQEIQTTMASPQQLAIAQYPTLLFRSTQVEKHPEEGYRVTGELTIRGVTRAVRFPVRIECRDGSIHAWGAIRFQQSSFGYEPYSALFGAVRNQDEALLHFDMIALPSSCGSTP; encoded by the coding sequence ATGCCTGTGTTCTTCCAGCGTATTGTTCTTTTGGGGCTGGTTGGTGCCGTCCTCTGTCGTCCGGCGGATGCACAAGAGGAATACCGCATCGATCCGGCCCGGAGTGAGTTCGTCGTGCAACTGTTCAAGACGGGAATCGGCTCAGCGTTGGCGCATGATCATGTGGTCCGGGCGACCGCCTATTCCGGACGGATTCACAGCGCTGTCAGCGAACCTTCTGCCGTTACGATCACCGTTGAGGTGCAGGCGGCCTCCTTGCAGGCCGATGAGCCGGACGTCCGGCGAAAATATGGCCTTACGGCGGTTCTCAGTGAGCAAGAGCGTCAGGAGATCCAGACGACTATGGCCTCGCCACAACAACTCGCTATCGCTCAATACCCGACTCTGTTGTTCAGGTCGACCCAGGTCGAGAAACACCCTGAGGAGGGATACCGTGTTACTGGCGAATTAACGATTCGCGGTGTGACTCGCGCCGTTCGCTTTCCCGTGCGGATAGAGTGCCGTGACGGCTCCATCCATGCCTGGGGTGCGATTCGTTTCCAGCAGAGTAGTTTTGGCTACGAACCGTACAGCGCCTTATTCGGAGCAGTCCGCAATCAAGATGAGGCGTTATTGCATTTTGATATGATCGCGCTGCCGTCAAGCTGTGGGAGCACCCCA
- a CDS encoding amino acid decarboxylase, translating into MKQAVGPTSQELRRALHEAADWVASYLETVGERPVLAQVAPGEIAASLPFSAPEQAEPLAHILGDVDRLLLPGITHWNHPSFFAYFGISGSGPGIIGELLSAALNVNAMLWRTSPAATELEQRVLAWVAEMLGLPRQWFGEITDTASASTLYALAAAREAAGVQVREEGMAGRSDLPPLALYTSTQAHSSVDKAAIALGIGRRWTRHIDTDAEFRMRPDLLEQAIAADLAAGVKPIAVVATVGTTSSTSIDPVSAIAEVCERHGLWLHVDAAYGGAAALLPSHRHVLEGCERADSFVTNPHKWLLTPIDCSLLYTRRPDDLKRAFSLVAEYLRTNESDVINLMDYGLSLGRRFRALKLWMVIRAYGKAGLSQILTGHIDEAGWLADRIDAEPGWKRLAPVPFSTICFRHLPPHTTDPEVHNTKILDAVNASGSAFLSHTKLNGVYALRVAIGNQATAHEHVAGLWEQLKNAAKSVSSAGPQ; encoded by the coding sequence ATGAAACAAGCGGTTGGCCCTACTTCTCAAGAACTGCGCCGCGCCTTACATGAAGCGGCGGACTGGGTCGCCTCGTATCTAGAGACGGTAGGTGAACGGCCCGTCCTCGCGCAGGTCGCCCCAGGCGAGATCGCGGCATCGCTTCCATTCTCCGCGCCGGAACAGGCGGAACCGCTTGCACACATCCTCGGCGATGTCGATCGGCTGCTCCTGCCCGGGATCACCCATTGGAACCATCCGTCATTCTTCGCCTACTTCGGCATTAGCGGTTCCGGCCCCGGCATCATCGGCGAACTCTTGTCGGCGGCACTCAACGTCAACGCCATGCTCTGGCGCACTTCACCGGCGGCAACAGAACTCGAACAGCGCGTCCTTGCCTGGGTAGCGGAAATGTTAGGCTTGCCACGCCAGTGGTTCGGGGAGATTACCGACACCGCTTCGGCCTCCACCTTGTATGCGCTGGCCGCCGCACGCGAAGCCGCAGGGGTACAGGTACGTGAGGAGGGCATGGCAGGCCGATCCGATCTGCCACCGCTCGCGCTCTACACTTCGACTCAAGCCCATAGTTCAGTCGATAAAGCCGCCATCGCTCTGGGCATCGGTCGTCGTTGGACCCGCCATATCGATACCGACGCGGAGTTCCGCATGCGCCCGGACCTGCTCGAACAGGCTATCGCTGCCGATCTGGCTGCGGGCGTCAAACCGATTGCCGTTGTCGCTACCGTGGGCACCACTTCCTCGACCAGCATCGATCCTGTCAGCGCGATCGCCGAGGTGTGCGAACGTCATGGTCTGTGGCTGCATGTCGATGCCGCGTATGGCGGTGCCGCCGCCTTGCTTCCGTCCCATCGGCACGTTCTCGAAGGATGCGAACGAGCGGACTCCTTTGTCACCAACCCACACAAATGGCTCCTTACGCCCATCGATTGCAGCCTGCTGTATACCCGCCGTCCGGACGACCTAAAGCGGGCTTTTTCCCTGGTAGCAGAATATCTGCGTACGAACGAATCGGATGTCATCAATCTGATGGATTATGGACTCTCGCTCGGTCGCCGCTTTCGTGCGCTCAAACTCTGGATGGTCATTCGCGCCTACGGCAAAGCCGGCTTGTCGCAAATTCTTACCGGTCATATCGACGAGGCCGGCTGGCTCGCCGATCGCATCGATGCCGAACCGGGATGGAAACGACTCGCGCCTGTGCCTTTTTCCACCATCTGTTTCCGCCACCTTCCGCCACACACAACCGATCCGGAAGTTCACAACACCAAAATTCTTGACGCGGTCAATGCCAGCGGCTCGGCCTTTCTGTCGCACACGAAGCTCAACGGCGTCTATGCCCTCCGGGTCGCTATCGGCAACCAAGCTACCGCGCACGAGCATGTCGCTGGCTTGTGGGAGCAGCTCAAAAACGCGGCAAAAAGCGTCTCCAGCGCGGGTCCCCAATAG
- a CDS encoding FAD-binding protein — MPEYEVLVVGGGVAGLRAALAAHETGVRVALLSKTHPVRSHDSASPGGFNAALSPEDSAEHHAQDSADAGAGLCEVNALKAFCEEAAQEALCLDHLGAPFNRTSEGMLALRRLNGSRAPRAVFAADFTGHVVLHTLYEQLLKAQIPTYDEWLVTSLIVDQGQCQGVVALELRTGKLEAFAAPAVLLATGGAGRLYQRSTASRSCTGDGMSLAYRAGLRLVDMEMVQYHPLGFRAHRAFASEATLTEGALLCDTAGQPVLPPNGPFTRDSFCRVMAETNRGQGDAGCLLLDLRPLGKDVIASHFQYLHRIARDLAGVEIDHDPLPVRPLAHRLLGGVETTLDGSTALPGLFAAGECAWLGVHGANALAGNTLITSVVFGRRAGAAAAAYAQAARPTLWPESIVKDPQACVDAIFSRQAGELTVARISHELAALMDEHVGLVRDGGGLAAAAERLTALKERYARVGLRHHGKIYNAELVAFFELASLLDVAEAVIMAAQARKESRGVHQRSDFPLPNDKEWRQHTLVSHGVNGPIVETRPVNSHLSP; from the coding sequence ATGCCAGAGTACGAGGTCCTGGTTGTGGGGGGCGGCGTGGCTGGCTTGCGCGCGGCGCTTGCCGCTCATGAGACTGGAGTGCGAGTAGCGCTTCTGAGTAAAACGCATCCAGTGCGCAGTCATGACTCTGCGTCGCCTGGTGGCTTCAACGCCGCGCTGAGTCCAGAGGATTCAGCGGAACATCATGCTCAGGATAGTGCTGATGCCGGCGCTGGGTTGTGTGAAGTCAATGCCCTTAAAGCGTTCTGTGAAGAGGCGGCACAAGAGGCGTTGTGTCTCGATCATCTCGGCGCTCCGTTTAATCGTACAAGTGAAGGAATGTTAGCGCTGCGACGGCTCAACGGCAGCCGTGCGCCGCGCGCCGTTTTCGCCGCAGATTTTACCGGCCATGTTGTGTTGCATACGCTCTACGAGCAACTGCTCAAAGCACAGATTCCTACCTATGACGAGTGGCTGGTCACTTCGCTTATTGTCGACCAGGGGCAGTGCCAAGGCGTGGTCGCGTTAGAGCTACGCACGGGGAAGTTGGAGGCGTTTGCCGCGCCGGCAGTTCTCCTGGCGACCGGCGGAGCCGGGCGCTTGTATCAGCGCAGCACGGCGTCGCGGTCGTGCACGGGGGATGGCATGAGTCTCGCCTACCGTGCTGGCCTGCGGCTCGTGGACATGGAGATGGTGCAGTACCATCCGCTGGGATTTCGCGCACATCGCGCTTTTGCGTCCGAGGCGACCTTGACGGAGGGAGCGCTGCTGTGTGACACCGCTGGACAACCCGTGCTGCCACCCAACGGCCCGTTCACGCGTGACTCTTTCTGTCGTGTCATGGCTGAGACGAATAGGGGACAAGGTGATGCTGGCTGTCTTCTGTTGGACCTGCGCCCGTTAGGCAAAGACGTGATTGCCTCTCATTTTCAGTATCTGCACCGCATCGCTCGCGATCTAGCTGGCGTCGAAATTGACCACGATCCCTTACCGGTGCGTCCGCTAGCGCATCGTCTACTCGGCGGCGTCGAAACGACGCTAGACGGCTCCACCGCGCTGCCAGGCCTTTTCGCCGCCGGTGAATGCGCCTGGCTCGGCGTGCACGGTGCCAATGCGTTGGCTGGCAATACGCTCATCACGAGTGTGGTGTTCGGGCGCCGTGCGGGCGCTGCGGCGGCGGCCTATGCACAGGCTGCGCGGCCAACGCTTTGGCCCGAATCGATCGTGAAAGATCCGCAAGCGTGCGTAGACGCCATTTTCTCCCGTCAAGCGGGGGAGCTTACCGTGGCGCGGATCAGCCACGAACTGGCCGCGCTTATGGACGAGCATGTCGGGCTGGTGCGAGATGGCGGCGGTTTAGCCGCTGCGGCTGAGCGGCTGACTGCTTTGAAAGAGCGCTACGCACGGGTAGGGCTACGGCATCACGGTAAGATCTACAATGCGGAATTAGTCGCATTTTTTGAGCTTGCCTCGCTACTTGATGTCGCCGAAGCGGTCATCATGGCTGCTCAGGCCAGGAAAGAAAGTCGCGGGGTGCACCAACGCAGCGACTTTCCGCTGCCGAACGACAAAGAATGGCGGCAACACACGCTTGTTTCCCATGGAGTGAATGGTCCTATAGTTGAGACGCGTCCGGTCAACTCACACCTCTCTCCCTGA